Proteins co-encoded in one Salarias fasciatus chromosome 4, fSalaFa1.1, whole genome shotgun sequence genomic window:
- the sgsm3 gene encoding small G protein signaling modulator 3 has translation MSGTYTPAPGGPFSALTPSMWPQDILAKYHHKEPSEQPERQYDEFGFRVDTEEGEESKSWLGSEGSPQREDPQQRLRWQAHLEFTHNHTVGDLTWELIDPVLSRSERLRSLVLGGIPHSMRPQLWMRLSGALQKKRSSEISYREIIKNSSNDDTITAKQIEKDLLRTMPTNACFNSMSSVGVPRLRRVLRGLAWLYPDIGYCQGTGMVVSCLLLFLEEEDALWMMCALIEDLLPPSYFSSTLLGVQTDQRVLRQLIVQYLPALDRLLQEHDIELSLITLHWFLTSFASVVDIRLLLRIWDLLFYQGSLVLFQITLGMLKIKEEELVSSENSASIFNTLSDLPSQLKDGLEVLGEAMRLAGTMSQETLEAHRHKHLAYILNEQAQLSNGNNAALNTNLNKVVRRQSLRRKSTLSSLLFGEDEAEALKSKNIKQTELVAALREAIARTAEHFHCLDPRHSSTDLTPDYSMESHQRDHENFLVVSRTRRRRAKALLDFERHDDDELGFRKNDIITIISQKDEHCWVGELNGLRGWFPAKFVEILDERSKEYSLAGDDSVTEAVTDLARGTLCPALKAIFQHGLKKPSILGGPCHPWLFIEEAASREVERDFNSVYSRLVLCKTYRLDEDGKVLTPEELLYRAVQSVNMSHDSAHAQMDVKFRSLICVGLNEQVLHLWLEVLCSSISAVEKWYQPWSFLRSPGWVQIKCELRVLSKFAFSLSQDCELPDKKEEKEQKPLKEGVQDMLVKHHLFSWDIDG, from the exons ATGTCAG GGACCTACACTCCAGCCCCCGGTGGGCCTTTCTCTGCTCTCACCCCCAGCATGTGGCCCCAGGACATTTTGGCCAAGTACCATCAT AAGGAGCCCTCAGAACAGCCTGAGCGCCAGTATGATGAGTTTGGCTTCAGAGTTGACACCGAGG AGGGAGAAGAATCTAAGTCCTGGCTGGGCAGCGAGGGCTCGCCGCAGCGCGAGGACCCCCAGCAGCGGCTGCGGTGGCAAGCCCACCTGGAGTTCACCCACAACCACACGGTGGGCGACTTGACCTGGGAGCTCATCGATCCGGTGCTTTCACGCTCCGAGCGCCTGCGGTCCCTGGTGCTCGGTGGAATACCTCACAGCATGAGGCCGCAG CTGTGGATGCGTCTGTCTGGAGCGTTACAGAAGAAGAGGAGTTCTGAAATCTCCTACAGAGAAATCATCAAGAACAGTTCTAATGACGACACCATCACAGCTAAACAG ATAGAGAAGGACCTGCTGCGGACGATGCCCACAAACGCGTGCTTTAACAGCATGAGCAGCGTTGGCGTGCCGAGGCTGAGGCGGGTACTGAGAGGCCTTGCATGGCTTTACCCTGACATTGGGTACTGTCAGGGCACTGGCATG GTGGtttcctgtctgctgctctttcttgaggaggaggatgctttATGGATGATGTGTGCCCTGATCGAagacctcctccctccctcgtacttctcctccactctgctggGTGTCCAGACAGACCAAAGAGTCCTCCGTCAGCTCATAGTTCAGTACCTGCCAGCCCTCGACCGTCTTCTTCAGGAGCACGACATAG AGCTGTCGCTGATCACACTGCACTGGTTCTTGACGTCGTTTGCCAGTGTGGTGGACATCCGCCTGCTCCTCAGGATCTGGGATCTGCTCTTCTATCAAGGCTCTCTGGTGCTCTTCCAGATCACTCTGGGGATGCTCAAGATTAAG gaggaggagcttgtgtcctCGGAGAATTCGGCATCTATTTTTAATACTCTGTCAGACTTGCCAAGTCAGCTGAAGGATGGGCTTGAAGTTCTCGGGGAGGCGATGAGATTAGCAGGGACAATGTCCCAGGAAACTCTGGAAGCACACCGACACAAGCATCTCGCCTACATCCTGAACGAGCAGGCACAGCTCAGCAATGGAAACAACGCAGCCCTCAACACTAATCTCAACAAG GTGGTGAGGAGACAGTCCCTGCGCAGAAAATCCACATTAAGCTCCCTGCTCTTCGGGGAGGATGAGGCAGAGGCGCTGAAATCGAAGAATATTAAGCAGACGGAGTTGGTGGCGGCCCTGCGAGAGGCCATAGCTCGCACTGCAGAGCATTTCCACTGTCTGGACCCTCGTCACTCCAGCACG GATCTGACTCCAGACTACTCGATGGAGAGCCATCAGAGGGACCATGAAAACTTCCTCGTTGTGTCTCGCACTCGACGGAGAAGAGCAAAGGCTCTGCTGGATTTTGAGCGACATGACGACGACGAGCTCGGCTTCAGGAAGAACGACATCATCACT ATCATCTCACAGAAAGACGAACACTGTTGGGTTGGAGAGCTAAACGGACTCAGAG GTTGGTTTCCAGCAAAGTTCGTGGAGATTTTAGACGAGAGAAGCAAAGAG TACTCACTAGCAGGCGACGACTCGGTGACGGAGGCGGTGACAGACTTGGCCAGAGGGACTCTGTGTCCAGCTCTGAAAGCCATCTTTCAGCACGGTCTCAAAAAGCCCTCCATACTCGGGGGGCCCTGTCACCCCTGGTTATTCATAGAGGAG GCTGCGAGTCGAGAAGTGGAGAGAGACTTCAACTCCGTCTATTCCAGACTGGTGTTGTGTAAAACCTACAG GTTAGATGAAGATGGGAAAGTACTGACACCTGAGGAGCTGCTATACAGA GCGGTGCAGTCGGTCAACATGAGCCATGACTCGGCGCACGCTCAGATGGACGTCAAGTTCAGATCTCTCATCTGTGTCGGACTGAA TGAGCAGGTCCTGCACCTGTGGTTGGAGGTGTTGTGCTCCAGCATCTCTGCTGTAGAGAAGTGGTACCAGCCGTGGTCCTTCCTCCGCAGCCCCGGATGGGTGCAGATCAAATGCGAGCTCAG GGTCCTTTCAAAGTTTGCCTTCAGTCTCTCCCAGGACTGCGAGCTACCTGACAAGAAAGAG gagaaggagcagaagcCGCTGAAAGAGGGAGTGCAGGACATGTTGGTGAAACATCATCTCTTCAGCTGGGACATTGACGGCTAA